Proteins encoded by one window of Candidatus Endowatersipora endosymbiont of Watersipora subatra:
- a CDS encoding F0F1 ATP synthase subunit gamma: MSNLKDLRDRIASVKATQKITQAMKMVAASKLRRAQSDLDVARSYAQRMDTVIKNISSFADDDRRFPELFVGTGRDQIHLLVIATSEKGLCGSFNSSIAKLARHRARELLDLGKEVKILCIGSKGVELLKSEFHLIMMPPINFSEVKGITYEKASDISNKVLSMFHASQFDVATLFYSKFHSVISQIPTARNIIPSRSIGQEDDSLVFSRNYDYEPDQLDVLNQLLPCYLVVQIFRVLLENAASEQGARMSAMDHAASNAGEMIDQLTLTFNRQRQAQITKELIEIISGAEAL, translated from the coding sequence ATGTCAAATCTCAAGGATCTTAGAGATAGAATTGCCTCTGTTAAGGCAACGCAAAAGATCACTCAAGCGATGAAAATGGTAGCAGCATCTAAATTGCGTCGCGCTCAGAGTGACTTAGACGTGGCCCGCTCTTATGCACAGCGTATGGATACTGTAATAAAAAATATTTCTTCCTTTGCAGATGATGATAGAAGATTCCCTGAGCTTTTTGTTGGTACTGGTAGAGATCAAATTCATCTTCTTGTTATTGCAACTTCTGAAAAAGGGCTTTGCGGGAGCTTTAATTCATCTATTGCAAAACTGGCTCGTCATAGAGCAAGAGAATTGCTTGACTTAGGTAAAGAGGTCAAGATTCTATGCATTGGTAGTAAGGGTGTGGAACTTTTGAAGTCAGAGTTTCATCTCATTATGATGCCCCCGATTAACTTCAGTGAAGTCAAGGGTATAACCTATGAAAAAGCATCCGATATTTCCAATAAGGTACTATCGATGTTTCACGCTTCTCAGTTTGATGTAGCGACATTGTTTTATTCTAAATTTCACTCAGTGATCTCTCAGATTCCAACAGCACGGAACATTATCCCTTCTCGGTCCATAGGTCAGGAGGATGATTCTCTTGTCTTTTCAAGGAACTATGATTATGAGCCCGATCAATTAGATGTCCTCAATCAACTCTTACCGTGCTATCTAGTTGTTCAGATTTTTAGGGTTCTTCTTGAAAATGCAGCATCTGAGCAGGGAGCACGTATGTCTGCTATGGATCATGCAGCTTCCAATGCCGGTGAAATGATTGATCAATTGACCTTGACCTTCAATCGTCAGCGTCAAGCACAGATTACAAAAGAACTCATTGAAATCATTTCGGGTGCGGAAGCACTTTAG
- the atpD gene encoding F0F1 ATP synthase subunit beta, whose translation MAQTEASPKLATRKKAITKQAFSMGKVSQVIGAVVDVQFKFRDHLPPILNALEANNNGHRLVLEVAQHVGENTVRTIAMDATEGLVRGQSITDTGKPIEMPVGDETLGRIMNVVGEPVDEAGPINSKYFRSIHQDAPPLVEQSTESEILVTGIKVVDLLAPYAKGGKIGLFGGAGVGKTVLILELINNIAKAHGGYSVFAGVGERTREGNDLYWEMIESGVNKEGGGEGSKCAMVFGQMNESPGARARVALSGLTIAEDFRDKGQDVLFFVDNIFRFTQAGSEVSALLGRIPSAVGYQPTLATDMGTMQERITTTTKGSITSVQAIYVPADDLTDPAPATSFSHLDSTTVLNRSIAEKGIYPAVDPLDSTSRMLDPTILGEEHYTTARQVQQALQRYKALQDIIAILGMDELSEEDKLSISRARKIERFLSQPFSVAEVFTGSPGKLVDLEDTIKGFKGLVSGEYDHLPEAAFYMVGDIKEAVEKAKKIEATAT comes from the coding sequence ATGGCGCAAACAGAAGCTTCCCCAAAACTGGCAACTAGAAAGAAGGCTATAACAAAACAGGCTTTTTCTATGGGTAAAGTTTCTCAAGTCATTGGTGCAGTGGTGGATGTTCAATTCAAATTCAGAGATCATCTTCCTCCAATCCTTAATGCACTTGAGGCCAATAATAACGGTCATCGTCTGGTTTTGGAAGTTGCGCAGCATGTGGGTGAGAATACTGTTCGTACCATCGCAATGGATGCGACTGAAGGTCTTGTTCGCGGTCAATCAATCACCGATACTGGGAAACCCATTGAGATGCCCGTGGGTGATGAAACTCTTGGCCGTATAATGAACGTGGTTGGTGAGCCGGTTGATGAGGCAGGGCCCATCAATTCTAAATATTTTCGTTCTATCCATCAAGATGCTCCCCCTTTGGTAGAACAGTCTACAGAATCTGAAATTTTGGTCACAGGTATTAAGGTAGTTGACTTGCTTGCTCCTTATGCAAAGGGTGGAAAAATAGGACTTTTTGGTGGTGCTGGTGTTGGAAAAACAGTTCTGATTTTGGAATTGATTAATAACATTGCAAAAGCTCATGGTGGTTATTCTGTTTTTGCAGGTGTTGGTGAGCGTACACGTGAGGGAAACGATCTTTACTGGGAGATGATTGAATCTGGAGTCAATAAAGAAGGAGGTGGCGAAGGATCGAAGTGCGCCATGGTTTTTGGCCAGATGAATGAGTCCCCAGGGGCTCGTGCACGAGTTGCCCTTTCTGGGTTGACAATTGCTGAAGATTTCCGAGATAAAGGACAGGATGTTTTATTCTTTGTGGATAACATCTTTCGATTTACACAGGCTGGTTCGGAAGTCTCTGCCTTGTTGGGCCGTATTCCCTCTGCAGTTGGCTATCAGCCGACCTTAGCAACTGATATGGGGACCATGCAGGAGCGGATTACAACAACAACTAAAGGTTCAATTACATCCGTTCAGGCAATTTATGTGCCAGCTGATGACCTCACGGATCCGGCACCTGCAACTTCATTTTCTCACCTTGATTCTACTACGGTTCTTAACCGTTCGATAGCTGAAAAAGGTATTTATCCTGCTGTTGATCCACTTGATTCAACATCCCGGATGCTCGATCCAACGATCCTTGGTGAGGAACATTATACAACGGCTCGTCAAGTTCAACAGGCGCTTCAGCGTTATAAAGCTCTTCAGGATATTATTGCTATCTTGGGTATGGATGAACTTTCTGAAGAAGATAAATTGTCTATCTCACGGGCCCGTAAGATAGAAAGATTCCTTTCACAACCTTTCTCTGTTGCTGAGGTTTTTACTGGTTCTCCAGGTAAGTTAGTTGATCTAGAAGACACGATTAAAGGCTTTAAAGGCTTGGTTTCAGGTGAATATGACCATTTGCCAGAAGCGGCCTTCTACATGGTTGGTGATATTAAAGAAGCGGTTGAGAAAGCTAAGAAAATAGAAGCGACTGCTACGTAA
- the atpC gene encoding ATP synthase F1 subunit epsilon, producing MADNFAFELVSPDNLFFSDHAEIVIIPGMEGDMGILSNHAPLIVSLRPGFVRVKLSDSDENSYFISGGFADIMQSHLILLATYFIPKSDMTHGLLKEQIKKVNQRFDKKNDDVSKAMADFYIRQLLSLEDSI from the coding sequence ATGGCTGATAATTTTGCTTTTGAACTCGTCTCACCTGATAACTTGTTCTTCTCTGATCATGCGGAGATTGTAATCATTCCTGGCATGGAGGGGGATATGGGCATTTTATCCAATCATGCCCCTCTTATTGTGAGTTTGCGTCCGGGTTTTGTACGTGTAAAATTATCGGATAGTGACGAGAACTCCTATTTTATTTCAGGAGGATTTGCTGATATAATGCAGTCTCATCTTATCCTTCTAGCAACCTACTTTATACCGAAATCTGATATGACCCATGGACTTCTTAAGGAACAGATCAAGAAAGTAAATCAGAGATTTGATAAGAAGAATGACGATGTAAGTAAGGCTATGGCCGATTTCTATATTCGGCAGCTTCTCTCTCTTGAGGACAGTATATAA
- a CDS encoding RNA pyrophosphohydrolase, translating into MTCLREQLPYRLCVGIMVLNDDNKVWIGKRIARNQTQYEQSQKRWQMPQGGIKKNENPVLASLRELYEETGIHNVGLITQTNDWLTYDLPNHLIGYSLRGKYRGQKQKWFVYRFKGNENEIRIKPITQDYYAEFETWCWEEMNKLPTLIVDFKRPLYEDLITRFSYLSKQ; encoded by the coding sequence ATGACATGTTTAAGAGAACAGCTCCCCTATCGGCTATGTGTAGGAATTATGGTACTAAATGATGACAATAAAGTCTGGATTGGAAAGCGTATTGCTAGAAATCAGACTCAGTATGAACAATCACAGAAACGCTGGCAAATGCCACAAGGGGGAATCAAAAAAAATGAAAATCCGGTTCTTGCTAGCTTAAGAGAGCTATATGAAGAGACGGGTATTCACAATGTTGGCCTCATCACACAGACAAACGACTGGCTAACCTACGATTTGCCAAACCATTTGATAGGCTACAGCCTAAGAGGAAAATACCGTGGCCAAAAACAAAAATGGTTCGTTTATCGTTTTAAAGGAAACGAAAATGAAATCAGAATCAAACCAATTACACAAGATTACTATGCTGAATTTGAAACCTGGTGCTGGGAAGAGATGAACAAGTTGCCTACACTCATTGTTGATTTTAAAAGGCCACTATACGAAGATCTTATAACTCGTTTTTCCTACTTATCTAAACAATAA
- a CDS encoding S41 family peptidase encodes MIHRLPRLCMGAMIGALIVASAQKDDKPSIQAGTIGVNNLDVLSDIFERIRSQYVREPEEKKLIKGAIDGMLQALDPHSSYLDAQERNTMRAQNSGKFGGLGIKVMMENDLIKVIAPISNTPASEAGLLAGDIISRINGEHVRDLSLQQAVEKMRGPVNTPIELTIFRVGIDKPIIVKIIRDIITIRSVKYRIEGNDVGYLDINRFTEQTYPGLKEAIETIRVKIPDKILKGYVIDLRLNPGGLLQQAISVSDAFLNHGEIVSTRGRDKTHFAQESAQLGDLTHGKPIIVLINGGSASASEIVAGALQDHHRATVLGTRSFGKGSVQTIIPLKSNGALRLTTALYYTPSGCSIQGKGIDPDIIVQQPLPKELQGVMVEKGESSLPNSIEGEFQDESGSGSIAYVPKDPNDDLQLRYALDLLRNIKKDSTFPPSPSGTNLENKKSCQQI; translated from the coding sequence ATGATTCATAGATTACCAAGGTTATGTATGGGGGCCATGATAGGAGCTTTAATAGTTGCTAGTGCTCAAAAAGATGACAAGCCTTCTATACAAGCTGGTACTATAGGAGTTAATAACTTAGATGTTTTAAGTGATATTTTTGAGCGGATTCGCTCTCAATATGTCCGAGAACCAGAAGAGAAAAAGCTTATTAAAGGTGCTATCGATGGTATGCTACAAGCTTTAGATCCTCATTCTTCTTATCTGGATGCACAGGAACGTAACACAATGCGTGCACAAAATAGCGGGAAGTTTGGTGGTTTAGGTATAAAAGTGATGATGGAGAATGACTTGATCAAAGTCATTGCACCTATTTCTAATACACCAGCATCGGAAGCTGGTCTTCTTGCAGGAGATATCATCAGCCGGATTAATGGTGAACACGTTCGTGATTTATCACTACAGCAAGCCGTTGAAAAGATGCGTGGACCAGTTAATACTCCCATTGAGCTCACCATTTTTCGTGTAGGGATAGATAAACCCATCATCGTCAAAATTATCCGAGATATAATTACAATACGTTCAGTAAAATATCGCATTGAAGGAAATGATGTCGGGTATCTGGATATCAATAGGTTTACCGAACAAACTTATCCCGGTCTAAAAGAAGCTATTGAAACCATTCGTGTCAAAATACCAGATAAAATCTTAAAAGGTTATGTCATTGACTTAAGACTGAATCCCGGTGGTCTTTTGCAACAGGCTATAAGCGTATCAGATGCATTTCTTAATCACGGAGAAATTGTCTCAACCCGTGGTCGCGACAAGACTCATTTTGCTCAAGAGAGTGCCCAGTTAGGAGATCTGACCCACGGTAAGCCTATCATTGTCTTGATTAATGGTGGTTCTGCTAGCGCTTCTGAAATCGTCGCGGGAGCATTGCAAGATCACCACCGCGCCACGGTATTAGGTACGCGCTCATTTGGAAAAGGGTCTGTACAGACGATCATTCCTCTCAAATCCAATGGTGCCTTACGGTTGACAACAGCATTATATTACACGCCTAGTGGATGCTCTATTCAGGGGAAAGGTATTGATCCTGATATCATTGTTCAACAACCCTTACCTAAGGAATTGCAGGGTGTTATGGTAGAAAAAGGTGAGTCGAGTCTTCCTAATTCGATCGAAGGAGAATTTCAGGATGAAAGCGGATCAGGATCAATCGCTTATGTTCCGAAGGATCCAAACGACGACCTTCAGTTAAGATATGCACTCGATTTATTACGGAACATAAAAAAAGATTCTACTTTCCCTCCCAGTCCTAGTGGAACGAATCTTGAAAATAAAAAATCCTGTCAACAGATATAA
- a CDS encoding murein hydrolase activator EnvC family protein, which produces MVPLVYQNLLKTRIKKTVEEKISKQHELEILNQPMTNVIQNQSQLKAERFDLLQDLLDIKRSLVENTQRSKNLEQAITKIESRLKDYQKKGITVLESLTHQRLVLTEILISLQHMGGNPLSAIWGHPKDALQVVRSTILLGTILNHIQNEIDKLLLDFRIIAVVRKHIKNEKNKLIATFQHLSENEVKLTLLIEKNQKKILQFKKKKDEQNIRASELLATVIFLEKELQNPDPENRESKRTAIERTQAFSQLKGMLPFPVIGIQLHGFGSQDQLEERAKNIALSTNIHAKVRSPADSLVAYVGPFRSYGTLLILKVGQGYYILLSGMKEIHVSKGQFILKGQTVGYMGERPFLPLSSRKIGSRRPVLYIEFRKDGKPIDPAPWWMSPKIRG; this is translated from the coding sequence GTGGTTCCATTAGTCTATCAGAATCTATTAAAAACTCGTATCAAAAAAACAGTTGAAGAGAAGATCTCTAAACAACATGAGTTAGAAATACTGAACCAACCTATGACAAATGTTATTCAAAATCAAAGTCAATTGAAGGCCGAAAGATTTGATCTCTTGCAAGATCTATTAGATATCAAACGGTCTCTTGTAGAGAATACTCAACGATCAAAAAACCTCGAACAGGCCATTACTAAAATAGAAAGTCGTCTTAAAGACTATCAGAAAAAGGGTATTACGGTATTAGAATCACTCACTCATCAGCGATTAGTGCTAACGGAGATCCTGATATCACTTCAACATATGGGAGGAAATCCTCTTTCTGCTATTTGGGGTCATCCGAAAGATGCTTTACAAGTGGTACGAAGTACTATTCTTTTAGGAACCATTCTGAATCACATTCAGAATGAAATTGATAAACTATTGTTAGATTTTAGAATCATAGCGGTGGTTCGCAAACATATTAAGAACGAAAAGAACAAGCTAATAGCTACTTTTCAACATCTTTCAGAGAATGAGGTTAAATTGACTCTTCTCATCGAGAAGAACCAAAAAAAAATTCTTCAGTTCAAAAAGAAAAAAGACGAGCAAAATATCAGAGCATCCGAATTGTTAGCTACAGTCATTTTTCTTGAAAAAGAACTCCAGAATCCGGACCCTGAAAATCGAGAATCAAAAAGGACTGCCATTGAACGTACCCAGGCCTTTAGTCAATTAAAAGGGATGCTACCATTCCCAGTCATTGGCATTCAACTTCATGGGTTTGGATCACAAGATCAATTAGAAGAAAGGGCTAAAAACATCGCATTATCGACTAACATTCATGCCAAAGTTCGATCCCCTGCAGATAGCTTAGTCGCTTATGTAGGCCCATTTCGTTCCTATGGAACCCTCCTTATTTTAAAAGTAGGTCAAGGATATTATATCCTTTTGTCAGGAATGAAAGAAATTCATGTCTCTAAGGGACAATTTATCTTAAAAGGTCAAACAGTCGGGTATATGGGGGAACGGCCATTCCTCCCCCTCTCCTCGCGGAAAATTGGTTCGAGGAGACCAGTATTGTATATTGAATTCAGAAAAGATGGCAAGCCTATTGATCCTGCTCCATGGTGGATGTCCCCCAAAATTAGAGGCTAA
- the rsfS gene encoding ribosome silencing factor, whose translation MEKVKKLNTTSQISQLSSFQSISDKKNLRSDTLITTIQASLDNSKAEAINCINTKGTSSLADYIVITSGRSHQHVKAITNRLIRDLKENEFRNLKVEGLPACDWVLVDSGNAIVHIFRPEVRRFYNLEKGILVPTSESINTCLENLI comes from the coding sequence ATAGAAAAGGTTAAAAAACTGAATACGACCTCCCAGATTTCTCAATTAAGTTCGTTCCAGAGTATTTCTGACAAGAAAAACTTAAGATCTGATACTCTGATCACAACGATTCAAGCGAGTCTTGATAATTCAAAGGCAGAAGCCATCAACTGTATTAATACAAAGGGGACTTCCTCTTTAGCAGACTATATTGTTATCACCAGCGGCCGGTCTCATCAACATGTCAAGGCAATAACAAATCGACTGATCCGAGATCTCAAAGAGAATGAGTTTCGAAATCTAAAAGTGGAGGGATTACCAGCATGTGACTGGGTTCTTGTTGATTCTGGTAATGCTATAGTGCATATTTTCCGCCCTGAAGTTCGTCGTTTTTATAATCTTGAAAAGGGCATTCTCGTTCCTACTTCAGAATCAATCAACACTTGTCTAGAAAATTTGATTTGA
- a CDS encoding nicotinate-nucleotide adenylyltransferase encodes MRMPMVSPSQRVGLFGGSFNPPHEGHLHVARQGLRRLKLDQVWWIVTPGNPLKDRIKLAPLWERLDACLALVHDPAMKITAFETMLSIHYTAETLRTTKKRYPNVHFVWIMGADNLTLFHRWERWRDIIYMIPIAIVDRPGSSLSLHSTQAISVLSKDRLKESESTILAQKKPPAWTLLYGPRKILSSTSLRKDES; translated from the coding sequence ATGCGAATGCCAATGGTATCACCTAGTCAGCGTGTCGGCTTGTTTGGTGGGTCATTTAACCCTCCTCATGAAGGTCATCTTCATGTAGCGAGACAAGGATTAAGAAGGTTAAAGTTAGATCAAGTTTGGTGGATTGTTACTCCTGGAAACCCTCTCAAGGACAGGATTAAGTTAGCACCTTTATGGGAGAGATTAGATGCTTGTCTTGCTCTTGTCCACGATCCTGCCATGAAAATTACAGCTTTTGAAACCATGCTCTCAATTCATTATACAGCAGAGACCCTAAGAACAACAAAAAAGCGATATCCCAACGTTCATTTTGTCTGGATTATGGGAGCAGATAATCTGACTCTGTTTCATCGTTGGGAGCGTTGGCGTGATATTATCTATATGATACCTATTGCTATAGTTGATCGTCCTGGCTCAAGTTTATCATTACATAGTACCCAAGCTATATCTGTACTATCAAAAGACAGACTTAAGGAATCTGAATCAACGATTCTAGCACAAAAAAAGCCTCCAGCATGGACATTGCTCTATGGACCCCGAAAAATACTATCATCAACATCTCTTCGTAAAGACGAGAGTTGA
- a CDS encoding glutamate-5-semialdehyde dehydrogenase, whose product MLNKTEATRTEISALLKRIGIKARQASRTLASTTADQKHAALVGAAKVIQNSVFKILNANDLDIKKGRSKGLSNPMLDRLNLTESRILDMADAVATIADLPDPVGRIMSQWERPNGLNISKISTPLGVIGVIYESRPNVTAEAGALCLKAGNSAILRSGSDSLNSSQMIHDCMITGLAEAGLPQDILQFVPTASRLAVGELLTGLEGTVDLIIPRGGLSLVQRVELDARVPVFSHLEGRCHVYVDASADLQMAIRIVVNSKLRRPGICNAAETLLIDGNDVDRLARPLINALIEKGCEIRGDKSIASLSEVIMVADEKDWATEYLDRIISARLVDGVDGAIAHIERWSSNHTDAIIAENTDIVSQFLRQVDSAIVLHNASTQFADGGEFGMGAEIGIATGKMHARGPVGAEQLTSFKYVVRGSGQIRS is encoded by the coding sequence ATGCTAAATAAAACAGAAGCGACAAGAACTGAAATTTCGGCTTTGTTGAAAAGAATTGGAATAAAAGCACGTCAAGCATCCCGCACTTTGGCATCAACAACAGCTGATCAAAAACACGCTGCTTTGGTTGGTGCAGCAAAAGTAATTCAGAATTCAGTGTTCAAAATCCTTAATGCAAACGATCTTGATATAAAGAAAGGACGTTCAAAGGGGCTTTCGAATCCTATGCTTGACCGTCTCAATCTAACAGAAAGTCGAATTTTGGATATGGCTGATGCAGTCGCGACTATTGCGGATCTACCTGATCCTGTTGGTCGCATCATGTCTCAATGGGAGCGACCTAACGGACTTAATATTTCCAAAATTAGTACTCCTCTCGGCGTGATAGGTGTCATTTATGAAAGTCGTCCAAACGTAACAGCAGAGGCGGGTGCCCTCTGTTTAAAAGCGGGAAATTCGGCTATCTTGCGCAGTGGTTCCGATAGTTTGAATTCATCACAAATGATTCATGATTGCATGATCACAGGTCTAGCAGAGGCTGGCTTGCCTCAAGATATCCTTCAGTTTGTCCCGACAGCTAGCCGTTTAGCTGTAGGAGAACTACTAACAGGTTTGGAAGGAACCGTTGACTTAATTATCCCACGTGGTGGTTTGAGTCTTGTTCAAAGGGTAGAATTAGATGCTCGTGTTCCTGTTTTTTCTCATCTTGAAGGTCGATGTCACGTTTATGTCGATGCCAGCGCTGATCTCCAAATGGCTATAAGGATCGTTGTTAATTCAAAACTGCGTCGTCCTGGAATTTGTAATGCGGCTGAAACGCTTCTAATCGATGGCAATGATGTTGATCGTCTCGCTCGACCTCTTATCAATGCTCTTATTGAAAAGGGATGCGAAATACGCGGCGATAAAAGTATTGCCTCCCTCTCGGAGGTGATCATGGTTGCAGATGAGAAAGACTGGGCAACTGAATATTTAGATAGAATTATTTCAGCTCGTTTGGTTGATGGTGTTGATGGTGCTATCGCTCATATTGAGCGATGGTCTTCTAATCACACCGATGCGATTATTGCTGAAAATACAGATATTGTGAGTCAGTTTCTCAGACAAGTGGATTCCGCGATAGTTTTGCATAATGCCTCAACCCAGTTTGCCGATGGGGGAGAATTTGGGATGGGAGCTGAAATAGGTATAGCTACTGGAAAGATGCATGCTCGTGGCCCTGTAGGGGCAGAACAACTCACTAGCTTCAAATACGTCGTCCGTGGCAGTGGACAAATACGGAGCTGA
- the proB gene encoding glutamate 5-kinase yields the protein MSKRISVHDCQRIVIKVGSSLLVENSGINQAWLATLASDIRTLISGGTQILLVSSGAIALGHRLLNLPNRPLQLDENQAAAAVGQIELGKAWSEALCSYSLVPAQILLTVNDTEGWSGRRSYLNTRNTIERLLSLRSVPVINENDTVATSKIRYGDNDRLAARIATMISADLLILLSDIDGLYTEPPTNNPDARLIEIINDITPEIVRMAGSAKSDLSRGGMVTKIEAAKIATRAGISMIISSGKRRFPIRSIDEGQPATWFLTNQSTSRTSARKIWISGQLETKGGLTVDQGAVRALENGKSLLPTGVIDIEGSFSRGDIIAIYASNGVRIAQGLAGYDSRSAKLIMGYKSEELSQILGLGYEGRNEIVHRDNLVLTLST from the coding sequence ATCTCAAAAAGAATTTCTGTCCATGACTGTCAGCGGATCGTAATTAAGGTTGGCTCCTCTCTTCTGGTTGAAAATTCAGGGATCAATCAGGCTTGGCTTGCAACACTAGCGAGTGATATTCGGACTCTGATATCAGGAGGGACTCAAATCTTATTAGTTTCTTCAGGTGCGATTGCACTCGGACATAGGTTGTTGAATTTACCGAATAGACCTTTACAGCTAGATGAAAATCAAGCTGCCGCTGCCGTTGGTCAAATAGAACTGGGAAAAGCCTGGTCAGAAGCTTTATGTAGCTATAGCCTTGTTCCTGCACAGATTCTGCTGACCGTGAATGATACTGAAGGATGGTCAGGAAGACGATCATATCTGAATACACGAAACACTATTGAGCGACTATTATCACTTCGCTCCGTTCCCGTGATCAATGAAAACGACACAGTTGCTACATCTAAAATACGTTATGGTGATAATGATCGACTAGCAGCTCGAATCGCGACCATGATCAGTGCTGATCTTTTAATTCTTTTGTCTGATATTGACGGTCTCTACACAGAACCACCGACTAATAATCCCGATGCCAGACTCATTGAAATCATCAATGATATTACACCTGAAATTGTAAGAATGGCTGGAAGCGCTAAATCAGATTTGTCACGGGGTGGTATGGTTACAAAAATTGAAGCAGCAAAAATTGCAACACGGGCAGGAATAAGCATGATCATATCCTCAGGAAAAAGAAGATTTCCTATCCGTTCCATTGATGAGGGTCAACCTGCTACCTGGTTCTTGACTAACCAATCTACAAGTAGAACTAGTGCACGAAAAATATGGATCTCTGGTCAACTGGAAACTAAGGGAGGCTTAACAGTTGACCAAGGTGCAGTGAGAGCTCTTGAAAATGGTAAAAGCCTTCTTCCCACTGGAGTTATAGATATTGAAGGCTCATTTTCTCGCGGTGATATTATTGCAATATATGCCTCGAATGGAGTACGAATTGCCCAAGGTCTAGCTGGCTATGATTCTCGATCTGCTAAACTGATCATGGGCTATAAGAGCGAAGAACTCTCCCAGATACTGGGATTGGGATACGAGGGCCGAAACGAGATAGTTCACAGGGATAATCTGGTGCTAACATTATCAACATGA
- the obgE gene encoding GTPase ObgE, with product MKFLDQAKIYIRSGKGGAGCISFHREKYLEYGGPDGGDGGRGGDVWAEAVSNINTLIDYRSQQHYRAQAGGHGKGRKRHGAKGHDIILKIPIGTQILESDNKTLIYDLSEEGKRVLIARGGNGGFGNAHFKTSNNQAPCHANLGLEGHERMIWLRLKLIADVGLVGLANVGKSTFLATVSSAKPKITDYPFTTLYPHLGVTKIEGRRLVIVDVPGLVEGSHQGMGIGNRFLGHLERTKVLLHLVSASEEDVITAYQTVRSEIDAYMHGLSKKSEILALSQIDLIDEKQQKQKQAELEKISRTPVLLFSSITHQNVKHILQMIADQVEELEITDSRWQHTNLDKT from the coding sequence ATGAAATTTCTCGATCAGGCAAAGATCTATATTCGTTCAGGAAAAGGCGGGGCAGGATGTATCTCATTCCATCGTGAGAAGTATCTCGAATATGGAGGCCCTGATGGTGGTGATGGTGGCAGAGGTGGTGATGTTTGGGCTGAAGCTGTAAGCAACATAAATACTCTTATTGATTATCGATCTCAACAACATTATCGAGCTCAGGCTGGTGGTCACGGTAAGGGTCGCAAACGGCATGGTGCTAAAGGTCATGACATAATACTCAAAATACCTATCGGAACTCAGATTCTTGAATCAGATAACAAAACTCTAATCTACGATCTGAGTGAGGAAGGAAAAAGAGTTCTCATCGCCAGAGGTGGTAATGGGGGCTTTGGGAATGCTCATTTTAAGACGTCTAACAATCAGGCACCGTGCCACGCTAATCTCGGTCTAGAAGGTCATGAACGCATGATATGGTTACGCTTAAAACTCATCGCTGATGTAGGTCTTGTTGGGTTGGCTAACGTAGGCAAATCGACGTTTTTGGCAACCGTTAGTTCTGCTAAACCCAAGATTACAGATTATCCTTTTACAACCCTGTATCCTCATCTTGGTGTTACAAAGATTGAAGGACGCCGTCTCGTTATCGTAGATGTTCCAGGCCTTGTTGAAGGGTCACATCAGGGCATGGGGATCGGGAATCGATTTCTAGGCCATTTGGAACGGACAAAGGTCCTTTTGCATCTTGTTTCAGCGTCAGAAGAAGATGTGATTACGGCGTATCAAACAGTCCGGAGTGAAATCGATGCTTATATGCATGGATTATCGAAAAAATCAGAAATTCTGGCCTTATCACAAATAGACTTAATTGATGAAAAACAGCAGAAACAAAAACAGGCCGAGCTTGAGAAGATTTCAAGGACCCCTGTGCTCTTATTCTCATCCATCACTCATCAGAATGTGAAACATATTCTTCAGATGATAGCAGATCAAGTTGAAGAATTAGAAATCACTGATTCCCGCTGGCAACATACTAATCTGGACAAAACGTGA
- the rpmA gene encoding 50S ribosomal protein L27, whose product MAHKKAGGSSRNGRDSQGRRLGVKKFGGQSVLPGNILVRQRGTKFHPGSNVGIGRDHTLFAMIEGNIFFTKKSKNRRYVSVIPRTESYGID is encoded by the coding sequence GTGGCACACAAGAAAGCGGGTGGTTCATCGAGGAATGGTCGTGATTCCCAAGGGCGTCGCTTGGGAGTCAAAAAGTTCGGTGGTCAGTCTGTCCTTCCTGGTAATATTCTTGTTCGTCAACGTGGTACGAAATTCCATCCGGGAAGTAATGTTGGCATAGGAAGAGATCACACTTTATTTGCAATGATAGAAGGCAACATCTTCTTTACAAAGAAATCGAAGAATCGTAGATATGTTTCAGTCATACCAAGAACAGAAAGCTACGGAATAGACTGA